A segment of the bacterium genome:
TTCGGAAACGGAGCGAAACCGGAACAAATGAAACTAATACCACTGCTGTCACCGATTCGTTGGGTAGAGTGATACTGCCACTTACAAATACATCGAGTGGTGCCATGTCGCTGGTAGTTACTTCGAATAAGTTCGGCGTGTACTTACATCCTTTTATCGATACAATTCAGATCGTTTCATCACCAGTAGAACTAATGGTGCGGGAAATCGTTATTGACGATGGAGTTGGCGCGGGCACGGTTGGCAACACTAACCAAATAGTTGAACCGGGCGAAACCGTCGACTTGGATGTTCGGTTGTTGAATCTCGGCGGCAGGGCAATGACTGCGGGCGTATCCGGGCTATTAACCTCCAGCGATCCCCGAATATTGGTTGTGAATGGAACCCAATCATGGAGGTCGTTGACGGTTAACGACTCCGCCTTCGCTGCCGGTCGTTTTCGTATCATTGTCGGTGCGGGTATTCCACATGATTCACATGTACCGTTGCGGTTACAACTCACCTCGAATGATCCCGATGCCAATGTAGTTCGGTCGCTACCGATTACCATCCAATCGTTGGATGTAACTTTCATTTCCGATTCATTGTATACGCAAGGGGGCGCTTCGATACCAACCGCTCCGATTGGCGGAAATCTATTATTGAGGGCGTGGTTGCAGAATCGCGGGATTACGGCAAGCAATACAACTGTAACGATGTTCTCCCGTTCGAGTGCTTTAACTGTATTGCAACCAACGGCAACGATTCCCGCCATGGCGAGTAACCAAACAATTGCTACTCCAGACGATCAACGATTTTTACTCTATTGTAGTTTACAAACACTACCCGGTACGCTTGGTACAATCGGTTTAGCATTGAATGCCGGCTCAAAAATCGATACAGTGTATTTCACAATTCCCTTGGGTACCCGGACTTCACGAGATCCAACTGGTCCTGATGAGTATGGCTATCGTGCGTTCGACGATACCGATACCGCTTATAGTTTGCACCCCAATTTCGATTGGGTGGAAATCATTCCCACCAATGGCGGAGCTGGTACTCGGTTAGCTTTATCGGATGGTGCAGAGGATCAGGACATGAGTCTCTTCTATCCGCTTCCATTTCCGGTACAATATTATGGTAATACATTTGACAGCATCACGGTCTGTACGAATGGATGGATTTCATTTGGGGTGGAACGGTTGGGAACAGCACCGCAGTATAACAACTTCCGTAACTGGCATTTGCCGGCGAATGAAGGTCCCCGCAATTTAGTAGCAGTATTCTGGGACGACCTAAAATTTTCTTCATCACCGGAAGGAGTCTATGTATACAACGACACCGCCAATCATCGTTTCATAATAACATGGAACGTATTGACGATGTATTCGCCATCGCCACCCAACGAATTCCAGTTGATTATTTATGATCAGCGATATACTCCAACCCAGACTCATGATGCGATCCTGTGCTTTCAGTACAAACGGTTCAACGATGTAACGAGTCAACCCAATGATACTGATTACGCCACTATCGGCATCGCCGATAACGACTATCTACGGGCAGTTGAATACTCCTATGAGCACCGTTTTACTCCAGGTAGTGCATCGATAACAAATAGCGGTACGGGGTTTGCAAATCGGGCGATCCTGTTTGCAACCGGAAACCGCATTTCATCGGGTTTGTTGCAAGGGCGAATTATTCAAGCCTCCGACAGTACTCCCGTTGCGAATGCCCAGATCTCCATCGCCGGATTAACCCAGTTTTCCGACAATTCCGGTATCTATCAATATCGGGAGGTTCCGGTTGGCGATCACATCATTACGGTGTTAGCAAATGGCTACAATTTTATCACCCATCCGATAACGATTGTGGAAGACGACACGATAACCGCAAATTTCGCGTTAACCCGTCCCGGCTACCGAGTATCGGTCGATTCGATTCGAGTTACGTTGGATGTTACCGGTCAGGATACTACGATACCATTTACGATAACGAACACCGGTGATGGCGAGCTTGAATATACTTTGGATCTACTCTATGGTGGGATTCTGAATCGAGTGGTGGAGCCTGTTACCCCTTCTGCGGGAAACAATCAACTTGACGAAATCAATGCGCCATGGGACGAAGTATATTCTTTTGATGCATCCGCATCGACCGGGGATATGAACATCAATGGGGTAGAATTCGATGGCAATAACTTCTGGGCAACCGGCAGCAACACCTGGATGAACCCCAATCGATTGTACAAATTCGATAGTAATGGCGGATTACTCGCCAGTTACAACCAGCTCGGTCCCGATTCTAACTCGGTATACGGCTGGCGTGATTTGGCGTGGGATGGTCATTTCCTTTATAGTTCGTCCAATCGGATGATCAACCAAATCGATACTTTAGGGAACATCGTCCAAAGTTATACATCCAGTGTAAATCCAGCTCGCGCTTTGGCATGCGACACTGTGAATGGAGTTCTATATTATTGCGACCGTATGAGTCCAATTTATGCGATCCGAACGAGTAATGGTGAACAACTGAACTCGCTTACAAATACCGGGAACATCTATGGTTTGGCGTGGTTTGCTGCCGACCCTGATAGTATGTTCTTGTATTCGATGCAGCGTGATGTGAACTTAGAAGGAGCAAGGATTGTGAAGCACAATCCCGTTACTGGAGCTTCACAATTGATAGCGACGATTGGTAATACCGGTGAGAATGGTGCAGGTTTGGCGATAACGAATCGTTGGAATCCGATGCTTTGGACTTTGGTAAGTGTATTGACAACCGATGCCGGAGCTGACCGGATTGTATTGCATGAGTTGGCATTCAACAATGTTTGGGTTGGGTTTACCCCACAAGCGGGAACGGTAGCGGTCGGCGACTCGGTTCAAATCCAAGTTCAACTTTCCAGTAATTTTATGCCAGAAGGAGAGTATCGGGTTGGCATCCAGTTAAATAGTAATGCGACACCGCCTTCGGTAACGTTACCCGTTACCATGATCGTAGCTGTCAACGATATCGAAGAACGCAGTGGTATTGCAACGATGCCGAAGCAATTCCGGTTAGAACAAAATTATCCGAATCCGTTCAATCCGATTACTACGATTGAATTCTCACTTCCTGAATCAGAGCAAGTACGTTTAACGATTCATAATTTGTTAGGTGAAGAGGTCGCTCGTGTCGCTAATGGCGAAACCTATCGCGCAGGCACGTACCGGTTTACCTTCGATGCTCGCACCTTGGCATCCGGGGTTTACTACTACCGGTTACAATCGAATCGATACACTGCCACCCGAAAGATGATCTTGATGAAGTAATTTCAAAGTCTACTACAACCTGATCTGGCGGAAACGGCGGTGCTGATGAGTACCGCCGTTTTTGTTGTATTCTTGTGATGCGGTGGAAATGCTTCGTACTTTGCTGTGTATAATGAAATGGCAATTCTGATGCACCTCATGCGAAAACTTCTGTTTATCCTGTTTCTGTTTTGTTTGACAGCGAACAGCATCGCACAGCTCGCGCAAGTTTCCGGCTCGGTATTGCGCGACGGCGTCTCCGGGATTCCCTTTGCATGGGTGGAGTATACCCATACCGGAACCGGGACAATCTACAATATCCAATGTGATAACACCGGACGTTATGATATCAGCGATCTTGTTTTGCCGGTAACCGAGCAAGATCGTAAGTTGTTGCCATCACCGTTGCCTGTTGTCGCAACGAACCAGGGCGGCTCGTCACACAATTTCTACTTGGCAGCTTCCTCAATGTTTCGGGTAGCATCGGTGTATGATGTCTTAGGGAGAAAAACTGCTGAAATCCGATTACAAAATCGTCAACTTGCTCCAATACTATGGATTGCCGAAGGGTATTGGGATGGCAAAGCAATCTCTGGACAGCCGGTAGCAAGCGGAGTGTATTTTCTGTCGCTTGGTAGTAACTATCCCGTAACAAAACTCTTACACAATGCCCACGGCATCGCAACATCCCCACAGAGTTCACAGTTCTCCAGTGCTTTCCAGTATCGATCCCAGTCCGCCAATCGTTTTCGTGACGTTAAGCAAAGCAACACTATTCAACTCGAATCGGAGTATTCCATTCGAGTATTCCCCGATTCAATCTGCCGTCCGTTTTTTTCTCGCACATTCTTACGAACTCTACACGATGCCACTATCAACATCGTCATTGATACAGTCTCTGCGCCGCCGCCGCAACGAATCCTGTTTCTTGGCAACAGCTATACCTACTACAACAATGGAGTCGATGTTCATCTGAATATGTTTGTTCAAGCGGCTGACACTGCATTGCATCCCGTTATCGAGAGCATCACTGGTGGCGGCTACACGCTACAAATGCATTACAATACAACGACTACCCAACAACAAATTGCGACCGGCGATTACGACATCGTTATACTGCAAGAGCAAAGTACCCGACCAGTGGAAGAGCCAGCACCGATGATACAATACGGCAGATCGCTGCAGCTATTGGCAGCTAATAGCGGTGCCGAAACTGGCTTGTTCATGACATGGGCAAGGCAGAACAATCCGCCGATGATTACTCCGTTACAGCAAGCATACGATTCGCTTGGCCACCTCGTGAATGCACTCGTAAGTCCGGTCGGATTGGCATTTGAAGAGGTTCGTACAACAATGCCAACAATGAATCTCTACGATACCGATGGCAGCCACCCTTCGGTGTATGGTACATATCTCGCTGTATGTGTCTTCTATGCTTCCTTGTGGAATCGCTCCCCAATCGGGGTTAACTATGTTTGCGATCCCAGCATCACTGACACCGAGAAGACCTTCCTACAAACGACGGCTTGGAGTGTGGTACAAAACTATCGGCATCAACACCTCCGCAACTGATTCGCATAACAAACAACAATGTTTGGGAAAAGTCTGTGAAACCCTTACTGGATGCGGGTTTTCAGTTCGTTGCATTCGTTCGCGAAATCGCTTACATTACTAAGTTTAGTGCTATCATCATGTCGGTTCATATACCCGGAGAACCGCTTGGAATCGATTAGGAAGGATAATTCACAGGATGTCGGAACAACCGAAATCACAAAATGGCAACGGCGACTACGGCGCGGGACAAATTCAAGTACTTAAAGGGCTGGAAGCAGTTCGCAAGCGTCCGGCAATGTACATCGGGGACATCGGCTCGCGCGGTCTCCATCATTTAGTTTACGAAATTGTCGATAACTCGATCGATGAGGCGATGGCAGGATTTGCGACCCAGATTACAGTAGAAATACATCGGGATGGTTCGGTTAGCGTGCGCGACAACGGTCGTGGTATCCCGGTCGATTTGCACGCTGAGGAGAACAAATCGGCATTGGAAGTTGTAATGACGGTGCTGCATGCCGGTGGCAAGTTTTCCAAGAGCACCTACAAAGTCTCAGGTGGTTTACACGGCGTCGGCGCATCGGTGGTGAATGCGTTGTCCGAATCGTGTGAAGTGCAAGTCCGTCGCGAGGGAAAAGTCTATAAACAAATGTATCAACGAGGGGAACCGACATCAGCGGTAGAACCCTACGGCACGTGCCGTGCTTCCGATACCGGAACTTATGTACGATTTAATCCCGACCGCCAAATCTTCACTACCGTCGAATTTGAGTATGATGTTGTTGCCGCTCGGTTACGTGAGTTGGCGTTTCTCAACAAAGGACTCAAAATCAGTCTTGAGGATCATCGCAATAGCCAAAAGGAAGACTTTTTTGCCGAAGGCGGTTTGGCGCAATTTGTTACGTATTTGCAGGGTGAGCGAGAAGTATTGCATTCGCGGCCATTATCGATGGATGGCGTATCGAACGGGATCGAAGTATCGATTGCATTGCAGTGGAGTTCCAGTTACAGCGAGCAAATTCTATCTTATGTGAACAATATCAATACGGTGGAAGGCGGTACTCACGTCGTCGGTTTCAAAGCAGCGCTTACCCGCACGATCAATGCCTATGCCCAAAAAGCTGGTCTGTTCAAGAACGATAAAAGCTCGGGACTTACCGGTGACGATTGCCGGGAAGGACTGGTCGCGATTATCAGCGCCCGAGTACCTGAACCGCAATTTGAAGGACAAACGAAAACAAAATTGGGCAATGGGGAAGTCAAAGGATTTGTCGAGCAGATTGTAAACGAAAAACTCTCGATGTTGCTCGATGAGAATCCACAGGTTGCCAAGAAAGTCGTTGAGAAGAGTTTGCAAGCGTCTCGCGCTCGCGAAGCGGCTCGGAAAGCGCGCGATCTCACTCGCCGCAAAGGTGCGCTGACCAGCGGTACGCTGCCGGGAAAATTAGCCGATTGTTCGAGTGAAAATCGGGTTGAGTGTGAGTTGTATCTGGTGGAAGGCGATTCGGCAGGCGGTTCGGCGAAACAGGGTCGCGACCGCAAGTTTCAAGCGATTTTGCCGTTACGCGGGAAAGTAATAAACGTCGAGAAAGCCCAACTCGATAAAGTGCTGAACAACGAAGAAATCCGAACACTGGTAACTGCGATTGGTACGGGTATTTTACGGAGCGGCGCCGACGATGCCGAAGATACTTCCGATTGGGATTACGAAAAACGTCGGTACGATAAAGTGATTATCATGACCGATGCCGACGTTGATGGCGCACATATTCGGACATTGTTGCTCACGTTCCTGTATCGCAATATGAAACCGTTAGTAAAGCAGGGGCATATCTACATCGCGCAGCCACCGCTCTATCGGTTACGGAAAGGGAAACAGGAGCATTACGTTTACAGCGATGATGAGCGGGATAAGTATATGGCTGAAATGGGTGATAATGTAACGATAAACCGCTTTAAAGGACTCGGTGAAATGAACCCGGAGCAGTTGTGGGAAACGACGATGAATCCCGAAGTTCGTACTCTGAAGAAAGTAACATTGGAAGATGCAAAAGAGGCCGATGATATTTTCGAGAAGTTGATGGGCGAATCGGTTGAGCCGCGTCGACAGTGGATCGAAACTCACGCGCGGTATGTTCAGAATCTCGATATCTAATTCTATTTCGTGTTGAAATCGGAACCGGCGAATCATAATGGTTCGCCGGTTTTTTTGCATTCAGTTATGTTTTATTCGTCGTCTTTTGTCGAATAGTGGTAAGGCAAATAGTAACTCGCTGTCAGTGTCCATTGTTCCATTGCGCTATCGGTTCCCTTGGTTTCGAGATCGATATGACCTTTCACGCCAAGATTAAGACGCGGCAACGGTTCGCTGTCAATTGTAACAGCGAGATACTGGTTGGTGCGGATCTTACCACTCGGAAATGGTCCCGACAAAAACTTCTCGTACGTAGTATACGGGTGATCCTGAATCCGATTATCGCCCCATCGCGTTTGTCCAGCCACCACTTCTAATAGAACCGGATGCTTAAACAAAATCCGGAAACCAGTTTGATAATCCTCCGAATCGTTTCCACGCGAATCACCCAACAACTTGTTTCGTGTGATAGCGTTGGTATAGGGATTGGAATGCTGTAACGTGTAGGTGTCGCAACGATAGACTGTGCCAAGCCAAGAGAACTTCGCAAAGCTTGTGGCAAAAGGCGTCCAGATTACCTTCCCCCAAAATCCCAGTGCATCGGTGTTTGAGCCGCTGCCACGGGAGTCAAGCTGGAATTCGTCGAGTACGAACATGCCGCTAATCCGAAGATTTTTACGGGCTAACCAATCGAAGTTTGCAAACAGAATATCATTTTGTGCATTCGATCCCAAGGAGTTTTGTCGTTTGTTCTGCTCAATTTCTAGGTGTACACCGATCGGATTAAAAAAACTCCAGTCGACGGACCGGTCGATACCTGTCAGTAGTGAAATTTCGCCGACTCCGATTACTAAATTCTTTTGATTGCGATATTCGACACAACGTCCGACTAAGTAACGTTGGTATGTGTCGGCGGATTCTCTCACATATTTCGATTCGAGGAATGCGAAGAAGTACCGGTACGCAATTCTCTTGAAACGGAACTCCAGCACGAACCGCTCATAGGATGGTGACGTATTTGATAACAGCAAATTTGTTGTTGAGTTAGGACCCCACACTTCTCGGGAGGGGCCATACTCAATGGGTGCAAAGCGATTCCGGTATCCTAAAACCGATTCGTCGACTTCTGCTGATTTCAATCCCGCCCGTTCGATTTCTTTACTTGTTCCCGTGAATCCATCCAAACTCGACGGCTCGTTCGTTGTTCGAACTGAGAGTCTTCCGTACCAATTTCGATGGTAACGAGTATCGACTCTCAAGAGAGGTTGCACCCCGACATGGTTGTAAGATTTTGCCGCTCCAGACTGTCCACTCACCCCCAATCCGACGATTGCGAAGATACTAACTCCACTATCGGAGAGGGTATGTTGCTCCCAAACGTGTGATGAAAAGCACTTTGACGATACTTCCAACCAACTTTCAATTTCGGTCGAAGCAGGTGAGTATCGATCCGATTTCCATTGCTGAACATCATACGGGTGAAAGGAACGGTTTGCATCCCAGTGCCAGCCATAGTCAAGCAGATAGCCCGTTCGCGCCGAAATACCAAATTCCTGTGGGAACGGTTGAGCAAAAATCATGGTGGCAGTTATCAGTAAAACAAGTGCTGATACAACCGGGAGCAGTGAATGGTTAACTAACAAATTCTGTTTCATCGATTCTTTCCAATAGAGAAGTAACAACAAACGAACTATGGAGTCAAATTTACACGCAAACAAATTGTGTGCGCAATCGCACAGCCACTTTGTAGACTTTTACAAGTCGATAACTTGAGTTTCACCATACTATATTGTACAATTACTGCAAGCACTGGAAGCTAAGGAAAAAACCATGATATTCGACAGCGATCCAATCAAACCAAGCACAATCCGATTTTCGATTCTCCTTGGGATACTCATT
Coding sequences within it:
- a CDS encoding T9SS type A sorting domain-containing protein, with amino-acid sequence RKRSETGTNETNTTAVTDSLGRVILPLTNTSSGAMSLVVTSNKFGVYLHPFIDTIQIVSSPVELMVREIVIDDGVGAGTVGNTNQIVEPGETVDLDVRLLNLGGRAMTAGVSGLLTSSDPRILVVNGTQSWRSLTVNDSAFAAGRFRIIVGAGIPHDSHVPLRLQLTSNDPDANVVRSLPITIQSLDVTFISDSLYTQGGASIPTAPIGGNLLLRAWLQNRGITASNTTVTMFSRSSALTVLQPTATIPAMASNQTIATPDDQRFLLYCSLQTLPGTLGTIGLALNAGSKIDTVYFTIPLGTRTSRDPTGPDEYGYRAFDDTDTAYSLHPNFDWVEIIPTNGGAGTRLALSDGAEDQDMSLFYPLPFPVQYYGNTFDSITVCTNGWISFGVERLGTAPQYNNFRNWHLPANEGPRNLVAVFWDDLKFSSSPEGVYVYNDTANHRFIITWNVLTMYSPSPPNEFQLIIYDQRYTPTQTHDAILCFQYKRFNDVTSQPNDTDYATIGIADNDYLRAVEYSYEHRFTPGSASITNSGTGFANRAILFATGNRISSGLLQGRIIQASDSTPVANAQISIAGLTQFSDNSGIYQYREVPVGDHIITVLANGYNFITHPITIVEDDTITANFALTRPGYRVSVDSIRVTLDVTGQDTTIPFTITNTGDGELEYTLDLLYGGILNRVVEPVTPSAGNNQLDEINAPWDEVYSFDASASTGDMNINGVEFDGNNFWATGSNTWMNPNRLYKFDSNGGLLASYNQLGPDSNSVYGWRDLAWDGHFLYSSSNRMINQIDTLGNIVQSYTSSVNPARALACDTVNGVLYYCDRMSPIYAIRTSNGEQLNSLTNTGNIYGLAWFAADPDSMFLYSMQRDVNLEGARIVKHNPVTGASQLIATIGNTGENGAGLAITNRWNPMLWTLVSVLTTDAGADRIVLHELAFNNVWVGFTPQAGTVAVGDSVQIQVQLSSNFMPEGEYRVGIQLNSNATPPSVTLPVTMIVAVNDIEERSGIATMPKQFRLEQNYPNPFNPITTIEFSLPESEQVRLTIHNLLGEEVARVANGETYRAGTYRFTFDARTLASGVYYYRLQSNRYTATRKMILMK
- the gyrB gene encoding DNA topoisomerase (ATP-hydrolyzing) subunit B, encoding MSEQPKSQNGNGDYGAGQIQVLKGLEAVRKRPAMYIGDIGSRGLHHLVYEIVDNSIDEAMAGFATQITVEIHRDGSVSVRDNGRGIPVDLHAEENKSALEVVMTVLHAGGKFSKSTYKVSGGLHGVGASVVNALSESCEVQVRREGKVYKQMYQRGEPTSAVEPYGTCRASDTGTYVRFNPDRQIFTTVEFEYDVVAARLRELAFLNKGLKISLEDHRNSQKEDFFAEGGLAQFVTYLQGEREVLHSRPLSMDGVSNGIEVSIALQWSSSYSEQILSYVNNINTVEGGTHVVGFKAALTRTINAYAQKAGLFKNDKSSGLTGDDCREGLVAIISARVPEPQFEGQTKTKLGNGEVKGFVEQIVNEKLSMLLDENPQVAKKVVEKSLQASRAREAARKARDLTRRKGALTSGTLPGKLADCSSENRVECELYLVEGDSAGGSAKQGRDRKFQAILPLRGKVINVEKAQLDKVLNNEEIRTLVTAIGTGILRSGADDAEDTSDWDYEKRRYDKVIIMTDADVDGAHIRTLLLTFLYRNMKPLVKQGHIYIAQPPLYRLRKGKQEHYVYSDDERDKYMAEMGDNVTINRFKGLGEMNPEQLWETTMNPEVRTLKKVTLEDAKEADDIFEKLMGESVEPRRQWIETHARYVQNLDI